One segment of Triticum aestivum cultivar Chinese Spring chromosome 2A, IWGSC CS RefSeq v2.1, whole genome shotgun sequence DNA contains the following:
- the LOC123185466 gene encoding uncharacterized protein, whose translation MAPPPLHLPPYLAPTWPSGRPRPAPSLRSPSSLHPFSDLLTEALGAESLDPDDVAMDDDAAVEGWAQSCKRQQHHLQEVDDEADQGFVMPRRTRSGRAFPPPISVIGKGGRPWLTLRAHREDGRLVLREMRLPSQELLQSCKEDGRFKLFMHPEAGGRCVAGAAGSRATTAVAQD comes from the coding sequence atggcgcccccaccgctcCACCTCCCGCCCTACTTAGCCCCCACCTGGCCCTCCGGGCGCCCCCGTCCCGCGCCATCATTGAGATCACCGTCCTCGCTCCACCCCTTCTCCGACCTCCTCACCGAGGCGCTCGGGGCCGAGAGCTTAGACCCCGACGACGTCGCCATGGACGACGACGCCGCGGTCGAAGGCTGGGCCCAGTCTTGCAAGAGGCAGCAACACCACCTCCAGGAAGTCGACGACGAAGCCGACCAAGGGTTCGTGATGCCGAGGCGGACGAGGAGCGGGAGGGCGTTCCCGCCGCCGATATCGGTGATCGGCAAGGGCGGGCGGCCGTGGCTGACCCTCCGGGCGCACCGGGAGGACGGCCGGCTCGTGCTGCGGGAGATGCGGCTGCCATCGCAGGAGCTGCTCCAGTCATGCAAGGAGGACGGGAGGTTCAAGCTGTTCATGCACCCGGAGGCCGGTGGCCGATGCGTCGCCGGCGCCGCGGGATCACGCGCCACGACGGCCGTGGCGCAGGACTAG